Proteins encoded in a region of the Sphingomonas sp. OV641 genome:
- a CDS encoding glycoside hydrolase family 15 protein has product MTATMDLWPIGNCQVSALVDRAGRFVWGCLPRVDGDPAFCSLLDDKPPAGDDAFGFWEIDIDRLRETKQHYIRNTPILVTRHEDENGSAIEVIDFCPRFTRNGRKYRPVAFVRIVRPVAGSPRVRIRLRPATNWGEGQADTTRGSNHIRYLLDDSVVRLSTTAPVGWIEDERMFRVERPLYFFMGPDESFADDIAVSLENMLDRTIEEWQHWVRSLATPYEWQEAVIRSAITLKLCQHEETGAIVAALTTSIPEHADSQRNWDYRYCWVRDAYYTVQALNRLGALDVLESYLEYLRNIVDNAKDGHIQPLYGVGGEATLVEREAPALNGYRGMGPVRVGNQAYEQIQHDAYGQIVLSNAQAFFDHRLLRVADRDDFEALEPVGERAWEKFDKPDAGLWELRTKSHVHTYSAAMCWAACDRLANGAQALGFFERAIFWRDRANIMRARIEEAAWRPETQRMSATFGGDDLDASLLQLLDLRFLAPDDPRFQSTLNAVEGGLRRGSHMLRYATEDDFGLPHTAFNVCTFWLIEALHFTGRDADARELFEEMLSRRTPAGLLSEDIDPVTGELWGNYPQTYSLVGVINCAVLLSKPWSAIR; this is encoded by the coding sequence ATGACGGCGACAATGGATCTTTGGCCGATCGGAAACTGCCAGGTTTCAGCGTTGGTGGATCGTGCGGGCCGCTTTGTATGGGGCTGCCTGCCGCGGGTGGACGGCGATCCTGCATTCTGTTCGCTGCTTGATGACAAGCCACCGGCCGGAGATGATGCCTTCGGTTTCTGGGAGATCGATATCGATCGCCTGCGGGAAACGAAGCAGCACTATATTCGAAACACCCCCATCCTGGTCACGCGTCACGAGGACGAGAATGGAAGCGCGATCGAGGTAATAGACTTCTGCCCGCGCTTTACGCGTAACGGCCGCAAATATCGTCCGGTCGCATTCGTTCGCATCGTTCGGCCTGTGGCGGGCAGCCCGCGAGTGCGCATCCGATTGCGACCGGCGACGAACTGGGGTGAGGGGCAGGCGGATACTACCCGCGGCTCCAATCACATTCGGTATCTCCTGGATGACAGCGTCGTTCGCCTGTCCACCACGGCGCCGGTCGGGTGGATCGAAGACGAGCGCATGTTCAGGGTCGAACGACCGCTTTACTTCTTCATGGGGCCGGATGAAAGTTTTGCTGACGACATTGCCGTGTCGCTCGAGAACATGCTCGATCGCACCATTGAGGAATGGCAGCATTGGGTGCGCAGCCTGGCCACTCCGTACGAGTGGCAGGAAGCCGTAATCCGCTCGGCTATCACCCTGAAGCTTTGCCAGCACGAGGAAACGGGCGCGATCGTCGCTGCGCTGACGACTTCCATCCCTGAACATGCGGATTCGCAGCGGAACTGGGATTATCGCTACTGCTGGGTACGCGACGCTTATTACACGGTTCAGGCCTTGAACCGTCTTGGTGCGCTCGACGTCCTGGAGAGCTATCTCGAATATCTCCGCAACATCGTCGACAATGCAAAGGATGGCCATATTCAGCCGTTGTACGGCGTTGGTGGTGAGGCGACGCTGGTTGAACGCGAGGCTCCGGCTCTCAACGGTTACCGCGGCATGGGGCCAGTGCGCGTCGGCAATCAGGCATATGAGCAGATCCAGCACGACGCCTACGGGCAGATCGTCCTGTCGAACGCACAAGCCTTCTTTGATCATCGCTTGCTGCGCGTAGCGGACCGAGACGATTTTGAGGCGCTCGAACCGGTGGGTGAGCGCGCCTGGGAGAAGTTCGACAAGCCGGATGCGGGTTTGTGGGAGCTGCGGACCAAAAGTCACGTGCACACCTATTCGGCGGCGATGTGCTGGGCCGCCTGTGATCGGCTGGCGAATGGTGCGCAGGCTCTGGGGTTTTTCGAGCGGGCGATCTTCTGGCGTGACCGGGCGAACATCATGCGGGCGCGCATTGAGGAGGCAGCCTGGCGGCCTGAGACGCAAAGGATGTCGGCGACGTTCGGCGGCGACGATCTTGATGCCAGCCTTCTGCAGCTGCTCGACCTTCGGTTCCTGGCGCCCGATGATCCACGTTTCCAGTCCACGCTCAATGCAGTCGAAGGCGGGCTGAGGCGCGGATCGCACATGTTGCGTTACGCCACCGAGGACGATTTCGGTCTGCCTCATACTGCCTTCAACGTCTGCACCTTCTGGCTGATCGAGGCCCTGCACTTTACCGGCCGGGACGCTGACGCACGCGAGCTGTTTGAAGAGATGCTGTCGCGGCGTACGCCCGCCGGCCTGCTGTCCGAAGACATCGATCCCGTCACTGGTGAGCTATGGGGCAATTACCCGCAGACCTATTCGTTGGTCGGTGTCATCAATTGCGCGGTGTTGCTGAGCAAGCCCTGGAGCGCGATCCGATGA
- the nadC gene encoding carboxylating nicotinate-nucleotide diphosphorylase: protein MGRRAGGDTPVIQDFELEAFVTATLAEDLGPGVDVTSEAVIPADARFNAVMATRDAITVAGLEVASAFFRHLDPAATVEALAKDGARVARGSVLMRISGQARALLTAERSALNTVQHLSGIATMTSLYVDRLAGTGTVLLDTRKTLPGLRLLEKYATRMGGAQNHRMGLWDAAMIKDNHVAVAGDVSIAVARARAAGIAEIIVEVDRLDQIEPAIAAGATRLLLDNMPPAVLSQAVAMIDGRIPSEASGGISLETIRPVAQTGVNFVSVGRLTQSAPAADIGLDYEIA from the coding sequence GTGGGGCGTCGCGCCGGAGGAGACACTCCCGTGATACAGGATTTCGAACTTGAAGCGTTTGTCACGGCAACGCTGGCGGAAGATCTTGGCCCCGGTGTCGACGTCACATCCGAGGCGGTGATTCCCGCCGACGCCCGGTTCAATGCCGTGATGGCGACCCGCGACGCGATCACCGTCGCGGGGCTTGAAGTTGCCAGCGCGTTTTTCCGGCATCTGGATCCTGCGGCTACTGTCGAAGCCTTGGCAAAGGATGGCGCTCGTGTTGCCCGCGGTTCTGTGTTGATGCGGATAAGTGGCCAGGCACGCGCGCTTCTGACCGCTGAGCGTTCCGCCCTGAATACGGTCCAGCACCTGTCGGGGATCGCCACCATGACTAGCCTGTACGTGGATCGTCTTGCGGGAACGGGCACGGTGCTGCTGGATACCCGCAAGACCCTCCCTGGACTTCGCCTGCTGGAGAAATATGCCACCCGCATGGGCGGTGCGCAGAACCACCGTATGGGTCTGTGGGACGCCGCGATGATCAAAGACAACCATGTCGCGGTGGCCGGTGACGTGTCGATCGCGGTTGCCCGAGCGCGCGCGGCAGGTATCGCCGAGATCATCGTGGAGGTTGACCGGCTTGACCAGATCGAGCCGGCGATCGCTGCCGGCGCTACGCGGCTTCTCTTGGACAATATGCCTCCGGCGGTGCTTTCCCAGGCAGTAGCGATGATTGATGGCCGCATCCCGTCCGAAGCATCAGGCGGCATTTCGCTGGAGACGATCCGGCCGGTGGCGCAAACGGGCGTGAACTTCGTCAGCGTCGGCCGGCTTACCCAATCTGCGCCCGCGGCCGATATCGGTCTTGATTACGAGATCGCGTGA
- a CDS encoding trehalose-6-phosphate synthase has product MSRLIVISNRVSAPTAEQPSAQGGLAVALTAALREADGIWFGWSGNTGDTGELRFETYDGVTSATIDLPEQDVEEYYDGYANRTLWPLFHYRLGLTEFERDFQGGYERVNRLFSEVISPHIEPEDLVWVHDYHMVPLGWMLRQRGVRNRLGFFLHIPWPPTRLLIALPEHRRLVEALFAYDVVGFQTREWLETFHDYVEREMDGTIGPNDEVTVGGRTIKAIACPIGIDASEFIAAANGDKAATTLSRMVESVSGRDLIVGVDRLDYSKGIEERFNGYQRFLETRPDQRTNVSLLQIAPPSRATVQSYQEIRATLDALSGRINGAFAEIDWVPLRYVNRGLPRDVLAGVYRAARVALVTPLRDGMNLVAKEFVAAQDPDDPGVLILSRFAGAAEQLGEALLINPYSPDELADAIEQALAMPRDERIARWRKMYDNVCREDVIWWRRRFTDALAAVELNHA; this is encoded by the coding sequence ATGAGCCGCCTGATCGTCATATCGAACCGGGTGTCGGCGCCCACTGCGGAACAACCAAGCGCGCAGGGTGGGCTGGCGGTCGCGCTGACCGCTGCCCTGCGCGAAGCGGACGGTATCTGGTTCGGATGGTCCGGCAACACCGGCGACACGGGTGAACTGCGGTTCGAGACCTATGATGGCGTAACCTCTGCGACGATCGATCTGCCGGAGCAGGATGTCGAGGAATATTACGACGGCTATGCCAATCGCACGCTCTGGCCCCTGTTCCACTACAGGCTGGGTCTGACTGAGTTCGAGCGCGACTTCCAGGGCGGTTATGAGCGGGTCAACCGCCTGTTCAGCGAGGTTATCAGCCCGCACATCGAGCCCGAGGATCTGGTTTGGGTTCACGACTATCACATGGTGCCGCTTGGCTGGATGCTGAGGCAGAGGGGTGTGAGGAACCGACTGGGATTTTTTCTCCATATACCCTGGCCGCCGACGCGGTTGCTGATCGCCTTGCCGGAGCATCGGCGATTGGTGGAGGCTTTGTTCGCTTATGACGTCGTCGGCTTCCAGACGCGGGAGTGGCTCGAGACGTTTCACGACTATGTTGAGCGGGAGATGGACGGCACCATCGGGCCCAATGACGAGGTCACGGTAGGAGGTCGCACCATCAAGGCCATTGCTTGCCCGATCGGCATCGATGCAAGCGAGTTCATAGCCGCAGCGAACGGCGACAAGGCGGCAACGACACTGTCCCGCATGGTCGAAAGCGTCAGCGGGCGTGATCTGATCGTCGGTGTGGACCGGCTCGATTATTCGAAAGGCATCGAAGAGCGGTTCAACGGCTATCAGCGCTTCCTGGAAACGCGACCCGATCAGCGCACCAATGTGTCGTTGTTGCAGATCGCGCCGCCCTCGCGTGCGACGGTTCAGAGCTACCAAGAGATCCGCGCGACACTGGACGCGCTTTCCGGCCGCATCAATGGCGCCTTTGCGGAAATCGACTGGGTTCCGCTTCGCTATGTGAACCGGGGTTTGCCGCGGGATGTTCTTGCCGGCGTGTACCGCGCGGCGCGCGTCGCGCTTGTCACGCCGCTGCGCGACGGGATGAACCTCGTGGCCAAGGAATTTGTCGCGGCGCAGGATCCTGACGATCCGGGCGTATTGATCTTGTCGCGATTTGCCGGCGCTGCGGAACAGCTTGGCGAGGCGTTGTTGATCAATCCGTATAGCCCGGACGAACTGGCGGACGCGATCGAGCAGGCGCTGGCCATGCCGCGCGATGAAAGGATCGCACGCTGGCGCAAGATGTACGACAATGTTTGCCGTGAGGATGTGATCTGGTGGCGTCGCCGTTTCACGGATGCGCTTGCAGCCGTGGAGTTGAACCACGCTTAG
- a CDS encoding ribonuclease T, with translation MGLTLAMLPAVATAQAYQCSVPDSGILTVRPDLPNEKEPQRLLPIGHYTLAISWSPQYCRQPDRAARSRVQCGGGNRFGFVLHGLWPDGVGKEWPQYCKATPLLSERTIRANICSTPSAQLLQHEWAKHGTCMAGETPDSYFAKATSLYRKLRYPDMVSLSRQPLSAGKLANAIARVNPGMRSDMMKITTDRQGWLDEVWICMNKRFQYTRCPAHQGGVKASARVRVWRGSR, from the coding sequence ATGGGGCTGACGCTTGCGATGTTGCCTGCTGTGGCAACAGCACAGGCGTATCAATGCTCAGTGCCGGACAGCGGCATACTGACGGTTCGCCCCGACCTGCCGAACGAAAAGGAACCGCAGCGCCTCCTACCGATCGGTCACTATACTCTCGCGATAAGCTGGTCGCCGCAATATTGCCGCCAGCCGGACCGAGCGGCGCGTTCCCGTGTGCAATGCGGCGGGGGCAATCGCTTCGGCTTTGTTCTGCACGGGCTTTGGCCCGACGGTGTCGGGAAGGAGTGGCCGCAATATTGCAAAGCAACGCCGCTGCTTTCCGAACGCACGATCCGCGCAAACATCTGCTCCACCCCCTCTGCGCAGTTGCTTCAGCATGAATGGGCCAAGCACGGTACCTGTATGGCGGGCGAGACGCCGGACAGCTACTTCGCCAAGGCCACCAGCCTGTACCGCAAGTTGCGCTACCCGGACATGGTGTCGCTATCGCGGCAGCCGCTCTCTGCTGGAAAGCTCGCCAACGCCATCGCCCGTGTTAATCCTGGGATGAGGTCGGATATGATGAAGATCACTACCGATCGTCAGGGCTGGCTGGATGAAGTCTGGATCTGCATGAACAAGCGCTTTCAATATACGCGGTGCCCGGCGCATCAGGGCGGCGTTAAAGCAAGCGCACGGGTGCGGGTCTGGCGCGGGTCGCGCTAG
- a CDS encoding glycosyltransferase family 4 protein — MSQPLNILHLHSTFDLGGKEARATRLMNAFGDRARHTIVSGMEGRYGARERIDKGVKYEIAQNPPPLQGRPSVARYDALARYMRRFDLVLTYNWGAIDGVMARRVFGRGVPPVVHHEDGFNEDEAGGLKRERNLYRRLALSAAHGLAVPSTSLERIALETWKQPRAKVHRIINGIATGLYAGKPDPKGIPGFVRKPKETVIGTVAGLRAVKDLPALVRAAGGLSSRFRLVIVGEGPERAAIEQAALAMGIEDQLVLPGFLDRPYRFLGHFDMLALSSRSEQFPISVVEGMAAGLPIVAPPVGDVPAMVSAENAPFITEYHGEVRLRDAMQALIANPELRRSVGEANRRKAQAEYDERRMIKRYAALYEEAIGRPGALS; from the coding sequence ATGTCTCAGCCCCTCAACATCCTTCACCTTCATTCCACCTTCGATCTGGGCGGAAAGGAGGCGCGCGCCACGCGGCTGATGAACGCCTTTGGCGATCGCGCACGCCACACGATCGTGTCGGGCATGGAGGGGCGCTACGGCGCGCGCGAGCGGATCGACAAGGGCGTGAAGTACGAGATCGCGCAGAACCCGCCACCGCTGCAGGGCCGTCCGTCCGTGGCGCGCTACGATGCTCTGGCACGCTACATGCGCCGCTTTGATCTCGTGCTGACGTATAATTGGGGCGCCATCGATGGCGTGATGGCGCGCCGTGTATTTGGCCGCGGTGTCCCGCCGGTCGTGCATCACGAAGACGGCTTCAACGAGGATGAGGCCGGCGGTTTGAAGCGTGAGCGCAACCTCTACCGTCGCCTGGCGCTCAGTGCCGCGCATGGCCTTGCCGTGCCCTCCACGTCGCTGGAGCGCATCGCGCTGGAGACGTGGAAGCAGCCGCGCGCGAAGGTTCACCGCATCATCAACGGCATCGCGACGGGTCTGTACGCCGGCAAGCCCGATCCCAAGGGCATTCCCGGCTTCGTGCGCAAGCCCAAGGAAACCGTGATTGGCACGGTGGCCGGATTGCGGGCGGTCAAGGATCTGCCGGCGCTGGTGCGTGCCGCGGGCGGGCTGTCCTCACGCTTTCGCCTGGTGATCGTCGGAGAAGGGCCGGAACGCGCTGCGATCGAGCAGGCGGCGCTGGCGATGGGGATCGAGGACCAATTGGTGTTGCCCGGCTTCCTTGACCGGCCCTATCGCTTTCTCGGCCATTTCGACATGCTCGCTTTGTCCTCCCGGTCAGAGCAGTTTCCTATCTCGGTTGTGGAGGGAATGGCTGCGGGCCTACCGATCGTCGCACCTCCCGTCGGAGATGTTCCGGCGATGGTCTCGGCTGAAAATGCGCCCTTCATCACAGAATATCACGGCGAGGTTCGCCTGCGGGACGCGATGCAGGCTTTGATCGCCAATCCTGAGCTTCGCCGCAGTGTCGGCGAGGCAAATCGGCGCAAGGCACAGGCTGAATATGACGAACGCCGAATGATCAAGCGCTACGCAGCGCTGTATGAAGAGGCCATCGGACGGCCGGGCGCGCTTTCTTGA
- the otsB gene encoding trehalose-phosphatase yields MLPPPPALIAAGHCILLDFDGTLVELVDRPDAVIVDDGLVALLRRLAGTFAGRLALVSGRSVAQIEHFLGLAVPEIAVVGSHGAELRVSGERLTPARPAALDEAERVFSAAFAGQKGVVIEVKSLGVAVHYRMAPEQAATARRLAEDFVGQEGLVLQTGKMMVELRAGGHDKGSGITSLLSQPAFEGCKPVFVGDDVTDEAGFAAVARLNGVGVLVGPARETTATYRLDDVAAVRNWLGTAA; encoded by the coding sequence ATGCTTCCTCCGCCACCTGCCCTGATCGCGGCGGGCCATTGTATACTGCTCGACTTCGACGGCACGCTCGTTGAGCTGGTCGACAGGCCTGACGCCGTTATCGTCGATGACGGGCTGGTTGCGCTGTTGCGGCGCCTTGCGGGAACCTTTGCCGGACGTCTCGCCTTAGTGAGTGGGCGATCGGTGGCGCAAATCGAGCATTTTCTCGGGCTTGCCGTTCCGGAGATCGCAGTGGTCGGTAGCCATGGTGCCGAACTGCGGGTTTCCGGTGAGCGACTGACGCCTGCTCGTCCCGCCGCACTCGATGAGGCGGAAAGAGTGTTTTCCGCCGCGTTCGCGGGGCAGAAGGGGGTGGTGATCGAAGTGAAGTCTCTGGGAGTAGCAGTTCATTATCGCATGGCGCCGGAGCAGGCTGCCACAGCCCGCCGACTGGCGGAGGATTTCGTCGGACAAGAGGGCCTGGTGTTGCAAACAGGCAAGATGATGGTGGAGCTTCGTGCGGGCGGGCACGATAAGGGCAGCGGCATCACCTCTTTGCTGTCCCAACCAGCGTTTGAAGGATGCAAGCCAGTGTTTGTCGGCGATGACGTGACCGATGAAGCGGGCTTTGCGGCAGTGGCCAGGCTGAACGGGGTTGGCGTGCTGGTCGGACCAGCACGGGAGACTACGGCGACGTATCGGCTGGATGATGTCGCCGCGGTAAGAAATTGGCTGGGGACTGCGGCATGA
- a CDS encoding nitronate monooxygenase family protein, with product MFKGLQPIVYNGREVWPLVEGGKGVAATNHASAGAWAAAGGIGTVSAVNADSYDAEGKIVPQVYHALTRRERHEELIAYAIEGAVQQVQRAWEIAGGKGAININVLWEMGGAQRVLQGVLERTRGLVAGVTCGAGMPYKLSEIAASYNVNYLPIVSSGRAFRALWKRAYSKVADLLGAVVYEDPWLAGGHNGLSNAEDPLKPEDPYPRVKALRETMREGGIPDTTPIIMAGGVWYLRDWNHWIDNPELGAIAFQYGTRPLLTQESPIPQAWKDRLMTIEEGDVLLHRFSPTGFYSSAVRNPFLRSLEARSERQIAFSTQEAGDHVFQLDVGVKGKNFWVTRNDLLRAREWFGHGFTDALKTPDNTLVFVSPQEKAEIRKDQADCMGCLSQCLFSSWADTETNSTGRLADPRSFCIQKTLQEIAHGGDTEANLMFAGHAAYNFKRDPFYSNGFVPTVKQLVDRILTGD from the coding sequence GTGTTCAAGGGGCTGCAGCCCATCGTCTACAACGGCCGCGAAGTCTGGCCGCTGGTGGAGGGCGGAAAAGGGGTTGCCGCAACGAACCACGCATCGGCTGGCGCGTGGGCTGCTGCTGGCGGTATTGGTACGGTCAGCGCGGTCAATGCAGATAGCTATGATGCGGAAGGCAAGATCGTGCCGCAGGTTTATCATGCGCTGACCCGGCGGGAGCGGCATGAGGAGCTTATCGCCTACGCCATCGAAGGGGCGGTTCAGCAGGTTCAGCGTGCCTGGGAAATTGCTGGCGGAAAAGGCGCCATCAACATCAACGTGCTCTGGGAAATGGGCGGTGCGCAGCGCGTGCTTCAGGGCGTGCTTGAACGCACCCGCGGGCTGGTCGCCGGTGTTACTTGCGGCGCTGGCATGCCCTACAAGCTCAGCGAGATCGCTGCCTCGTACAATGTGAATTATCTGCCCATTGTTTCCTCCGGCCGCGCTTTCCGCGCGCTTTGGAAGCGGGCCTATTCCAAGGTCGCCGATCTGCTTGGCGCCGTCGTGTATGAGGATCCGTGGCTGGCCGGCGGCCATAATGGCCTGTCGAACGCCGAAGATCCCCTGAAGCCGGAAGATCCGTATCCGCGCGTGAAGGCGCTGCGCGAAACCATGCGTGAAGGGGGTATCCCCGATACCACGCCGATCATCATGGCCGGCGGCGTATGGTATCTGCGCGATTGGAATCACTGGATCGATAATCCCGAACTCGGCGCGATCGCCTTTCAATACGGGACCCGTCCGCTTCTCACCCAAGAAAGCCCCATTCCCCAGGCGTGGAAAGACCGGCTGATGACGATCGAGGAAGGCGACGTCCTTCTTCATCGCTTCTCCCCGACCGGTTTCTATTCGTCGGCTGTGCGTAATCCGTTCCTCCGCAGCCTCGAGGCCCGTTCGGAACGTCAGATCGCCTTCTCGACGCAGGAGGCGGGTGATCACGTCTTCCAGCTTGATGTCGGTGTGAAGGGGAAGAACTTCTGGGTCACGCGCAACGATCTGCTGCGTGCCCGCGAATGGTTCGGCCATGGTTTCACCGATGCGTTGAAGACGCCCGACAACACGCTCGTCTTCGTCAGCCCCCAGGAAAAGGCGGAGATCCGCAAGGACCAGGCCGATTGCATGGGATGCCTCAGCCAATGCCTGTTCTCGAGCTGGGCGGATACCGAGACCAATTCTACCGGTCGCCTTGCCGATCCGCGCAGTTTCTGCATTCAGAAGACGCTGCAGGAAATCGCCCATGGCGGCGACACCGAAGCGAACCTGATGTTCGCTGGCCATGCCGCCTACAACTTCAAGCGTGATCCGTTCTACTCCAACGGCTTCGTGCCCACGGTGAAGCAGCTGGTCGATCGGATCCTCACCGGCGACTGA
- a CDS encoding VWA domain-containing protein, translating into MFLNFLDELRVAGIPASLKEHLLLLEALEKDVIERTPEDFYYLSRSVYVKDEGLLDKFDQVFAKVFKGIETSFAQEGAEIPAEWLKAVTEKFLTPEEMEAIKSLGSWDEIMETLKKRLEEQQKRHQGGNKWVGTGGTSPFGNSGYNPEGVRIGGESKQKRALKVWDQREFKNLDNTRELGTRNIKIALRRLRKFAREGAADELDIDATIDGTARQGWLDVHMRPERRNAVKLLLFLDVGGSMDPFVKLCEELFSAATSEFKNLEFFYFHNCPYEGVWKDNKRRFAERTPTWDVLHKFPHDYKLVFVGDASMSPYEITHPGGSVEHFNEESGAVWMHRLTTTYPAAVWLNPVTQSQWGYSQSVKVIRELMNDRMYPLTLAGLDDAMRELTRKR; encoded by the coding sequence ATGTTCCTCAACTTCCTTGACGAGCTGCGCGTCGCAGGCATTCCGGCGAGTTTGAAGGAGCACCTGTTGCTCCTCGAAGCGCTGGAAAAGGACGTGATCGAACGCACACCGGAAGACTTCTATTATCTCTCCCGGTCAGTGTACGTGAAAGATGAAGGACTGCTCGACAAGTTCGATCAGGTTTTCGCCAAGGTATTCAAGGGCATTGAAACCAGCTTCGCTCAGGAGGGAGCTGAAATCCCCGCCGAGTGGCTGAAGGCTGTGACAGAGAAATTCCTGACGCCCGAGGAGATGGAGGCGATCAAGTCTCTGGGCTCGTGGGACGAGATCATGGAGACGCTGAAGAAGCGGCTTGAGGAGCAACAAAAGCGGCACCAAGGCGGCAACAAGTGGGTGGGTACCGGTGGGACCTCGCCTTTCGGCAATTCCGGCTACAATCCAGAAGGCGTGCGGATCGGCGGAGAATCGAAACAGAAGCGCGCGCTGAAGGTCTGGGATCAGCGCGAGTTCAAAAACTTGGACAATACGCGCGAGCTTGGCACCCGCAATATCAAGATCGCGCTTCGTCGCCTGCGCAAGTTCGCCAGAGAAGGTGCGGCGGATGAACTGGACATCGATGCGACCATCGACGGAACTGCCCGGCAGGGATGGCTGGACGTCCACATGCGCCCGGAACGCCGGAACGCTGTCAAATTGCTGCTGTTCCTAGATGTCGGCGGATCCATGGACCCGTTCGTCAAACTGTGTGAAGAGCTCTTTTCAGCCGCGACCAGTGAGTTCAAAAACCTGGAGTTCTTCTACTTTCACAACTGCCCTTATGAAGGCGTGTGGAAGGATAACAAACGCCGTTTTGCAGAACGGACGCCAACTTGGGACGTCCTCCATAAGTTTCCACATGATTACAAGCTGGTGTTCGTCGGCGACGCCTCAATGAGTCCTTATGAGATCACGCATCCGGGCGGCTCCGTGGAGCATTTCAACGAGGAGTCTGGGGCAGTCTGGATGCATCGACTGACGACAACCTATCCTGCGGCAGTTTGGCTGAACCCCGTCACCCAGTCGCAATGGGGATATTCTCAATCGGTAAAGGTCATCCGTGAGTTGATGAACGACCGCATGTATCCGCTTACCCTAGCTGGCCTCGACGATGCGATGCGGGAACTGACCCGCAAGCGATAA
- a CDS encoding SH3 domain-containing protein, producing MRSGPGRSYPATWLYVRADLPVRVVDVFKEWRKVEDPGGEQGWMLGNLISSTRTAIVQEAVTELRDRPAFGARVLWRAEPGVVGRVSQCARGWCRFDVRGQVGFVEATRLWGVAPEETLP from the coding sequence ATGCGTTCAGGGCCGGGCCGCTCATATCCTGCAACCTGGCTCTATGTGCGTGCTGACCTGCCGGTGCGGGTCGTCGACGTCTTCAAGGAGTGGCGCAAGGTTGAGGATCCCGGCGGAGAGCAGGGCTGGATGTTGGGCAATTTGATCAGCAGCACGCGAACGGCAATCGTGCAGGAAGCGGTCACTGAACTGCGCGATCGACCGGCCTTCGGAGCGCGGGTGCTTTGGCGTGCGGAGCCGGGCGTGGTGGGGCGCGTGAGCCAATGCGCTCGCGGCTGGTGCCGCTTTGATGTGCGAGGGCAAGTCGGCTTTGTAGAGGCGACCCGCTTGTGGGGCGTCGCGCCGGAGGAGACACTCCCGTGA
- a CDS encoding D-glycerate dehydrogenase, translating into MVDTRRCPNPRVFVTRELPDATMNRLEDLFDTVNNRADQVMSREQLAAAMKDCDVLVPTVVDTIDAELISAAGDRLKLIANFGAGVNHIDLRAARARGIIVTNTPGVLTEDTADMTMALIVSVPRRLAEGEKLVRSGEWKGWSPGGMLGHRIGGKALGVVGMGRIGQAVARRARAFGLSVHYHNRHRLPKVLEAELQAQWHPNLDEMLANIDILTIHTPRNADSENLISAQRIALLRPHVYLINASRGGIVDENAMIDALEAGRLAGAGLDVWTHEPVIDPRLLALPNVVMTPHMGSATFEGRLATGEKVMTNIRMWADGHRPPDQVLEGWV; encoded by the coding sequence ATGGTCGATACGCGCCGTTGCCCCAATCCTCGGGTCTTTGTTACCCGCGAGCTGCCTGACGCCACCATGAACCGGCTTGAGGATCTGTTCGATACGGTCAACAATCGGGCGGACCAAGTCATGTCGCGGGAACAGCTTGCCGCAGCCATGAAGGATTGCGACGTACTGGTCCCGACCGTGGTCGACACAATAGATGCCGAACTGATCTCCGCCGCCGGCGATCGGCTCAAGCTGATCGCGAACTTCGGTGCTGGTGTGAACCACATCGACCTGAGGGCTGCACGGGCACGCGGTATCATCGTCACGAACACGCCGGGTGTACTGACCGAAGATACGGCCGACATGACGATGGCGCTTATCGTCTCGGTCCCGCGTCGCCTGGCGGAAGGTGAGAAGCTTGTCCGCTCTGGCGAATGGAAAGGCTGGAGCCCAGGCGGCATGTTGGGTCACCGGATTGGCGGCAAGGCACTTGGTGTCGTCGGCATGGGTAGGATCGGCCAGGCAGTAGCGCGCCGAGCCCGCGCATTCGGCCTTTCCGTGCATTATCACAATCGTCATCGCCTGCCGAAAGTCCTGGAGGCAGAACTGCAGGCACAATGGCATCCGAACTTGGATGAGATGCTTGCCAATATCGACATTCTGACCATCCACACGCCGCGCAATGCAGACAGTGAGAACCTGATCAGCGCGCAACGGATCGCGCTACTACGCCCGCACGTCTACCTGATCAACGCGAGCCGTGGCGGCATCGTTGATGAAAATGCGATGATCGATGCGCTCGAAGCGGGACGCCTCGCCGGCGCCGGACTCGACGTCTGGACACATGAGCCGGTGATCGATCCCCGGCTGCTCGCCCTGCCGAATGTCGTCATGACCCCGCACATGGGATCCGCGACGTTCGAGGGCCGTCTTGCCACCGGCGAAAAGGTGATGACGAACATCCGGATGTGGGCCGATGGCCATCGACCACCCGATCAAGTGCTGGAAGGTTGGGTCTGA